In Bombus affinis isolate iyBomAffi1 chromosome 11, iyBomAffi1.2, whole genome shotgun sequence, one genomic interval encodes:
- the LOC126922352 gene encoding diuretic hormone class 2 — protein MHQRMVSFYILLVVAVLFVSSNLSTNAAPQQGYWEEDPEALMEIISRLGHTMIRNPELENNKRGLDLGLSRGFSGSQAAKHLMGLAAANYAGGPGRRRRSEQP, from the exons ATGCATCAAAGGATGGTATCGTTCTACATACTGTTGGTGGTTGCGGTTCTTTTCGTATCTTCGAACCTCTCGACGAATGCCGCGCC ACAACAAGGTTACTGGGAGGAAGATCCGGAAGCTCTAATGGAAATAATTAGTCGGCTTGGTCACACCATGATACGTAATCCGGAGCTTGAAAA TAACAAACGGGGACTGGACTTAGGTTTGAGCCGCGGATTCAGCGGGTCTCAAGCTGCAAAACATTTGATGGGATTAGCAGCGGCGAATTACGCCGGAGGACCTGGCCGACGACGTCGTTCCGAACAACCCTAG